A genome region from Paludibacterium sp. B53371 includes the following:
- a CDS encoding helix-turn-helix transcriptional regulator: protein MIDAHSLSHLIHLIYRAAEDQQAWPAFLAAFARTFHGGPSALFMHDSQCGDLSRQGDKIMLLEYHDYDSAYVESYTRHYAACSPWTRAQAQFAPGQAVLSEMLCPTDALIRTEFYQDWLRPQGLMYCLGGLVSRDNGHTIMLATLRSAGQPAFDQQDLRHYDLLQPHLKLALALHRRLSLLSSLNGALDSLPLALWLCNREGKVLHVNQAGRQIASRRRGLWIDEGGGLHSEQTSEDAGLQAAMRRACGHQDAGHRSGSALALSRPDSTTTLTVMLAPVKEGATGLSDDTHVIVFATDPDERTYAPEELLIQRFGLTRRQAQLAGWLMLGEDLKSYARHFDVAYDTARSHLKQVFLKTGARRQAELIRILLSVMPTQNES from the coding sequence ATGATCGACGCACACAGCCTCTCCCATCTCATCCACCTGATTTATCGTGCAGCCGAAGACCAGCAGGCATGGCCCGCCTTCCTGGCTGCCTTTGCCCGGACATTCCATGGCGGCCCCAGCGCCTTGTTCATGCATGACAGTCAATGCGGCGATTTATCCCGCCAGGGGGATAAGATCATGCTGCTGGAGTATCACGACTACGATTCGGCGTATGTGGAAAGCTATACGCGTCACTACGCCGCCTGCAGCCCATGGACCCGCGCCCAGGCCCAATTTGCGCCCGGACAGGCCGTCCTGTCGGAAATGCTCTGTCCGACTGACGCGCTGATCCGGACCGAGTTCTATCAAGACTGGCTGCGCCCGCAAGGCTTGATGTATTGCCTGGGCGGACTGGTCAGTCGCGACAATGGCCATACCATCATGCTGGCCACACTGCGCAGCGCCGGACAACCCGCCTTCGACCAGCAAGATCTGCGACATTACGATCTGCTGCAGCCCCACCTGAAACTGGCACTGGCCCTGCATCGCCGGCTGAGCCTGCTGAGCAGTCTGAACGGCGCACTGGATTCCCTGCCCCTGGCCTTGTGGTTGTGCAACCGTGAGGGCAAGGTGTTGCATGTCAACCAGGCAGGGCGACAGATCGCCAGCCGGCGACGCGGATTATGGATTGACGAAGGCGGAGGGCTGCACAGTGAACAAACGAGCGAAGATGCCGGCCTGCAAGCCGCCATGCGGCGCGCCTGCGGACACCAGGACGCCGGACATCGCAGCGGCAGCGCCCTGGCACTGAGCCGCCCTGACTCCACCACCACCCTGACGGTCATGCTGGCCCCCGTAAAGGAGGGGGCGACCGGACTGAGCGATGACACCCACGTCATCGTATTTGCCACCGACCCGGACGAGCGCACCTATGCGCCGGAGGAGCTGTTGATCCAGCGATTCGGCCTGACGCGCCGCCAGGCACAACTGGCGGGCTGGCTGATGCTGGGGGAGGACCTGAAGAGTTACGCCCGCCATTTCGACGTGGCTTACGACACGGCACGCAGCCACCTGAAACAGGTTTTTCTCAAGACAGGGGCACGTCGTCAAGCAGAATTGATCCGTATCCTGTTATCGGTGATGCCGACACAGAACGAGTCCTGA
- a CDS encoding GNAT family N-acetyltransferase, with translation MYQLTHEDPSCADAVMLQNALSTVLFNLTGSSGRASFDPSELKGAKSCFVVARGDRGEPVGCGALRPLEPGIAEIKRMYAVPGHQGVGRKLLAHLEAEARRMGYEEVWLETREINRRAVAFYQRHGYVRIANYGRYSGRSEAACFGKCLHQG, from the coding sequence ATGTACCAGCTGACTCATGAAGACCCGTCCTGTGCCGATGCCGTCATGCTGCAGAATGCTTTGTCCACGGTGTTGTTCAATCTGACCGGCAGTAGCGGTCGCGCTTCTTTTGATCCGTCCGAACTCAAGGGCGCCAAGTCCTGTTTTGTGGTGGCGCGTGGTGATCGCGGCGAGCCGGTGGGCTGCGGGGCATTGCGCCCGCTGGAACCCGGCATTGCCGAAATCAAGCGCATGTATGCGGTGCCGGGCCATCAGGGGGTGGGGCGCAAATTGCTGGCGCATCTCGAAGCCGAGGCCCGGCGCATGGGCTATGAGGAAGTCTGGCTGGAAACCCGCGAAATCAACCGTCGTGCCGTGGCGTTTTATCAGCGGCATGGCTATGTGCGGATTGCCAACTATGGGCGGTACAGTGGCCGCAGTGAGGCCGCCTGTTTCGGCAAGTGCCTGCATCAGGGCTGA
- a CDS encoding bifunctional 2-polyprenyl-6-hydroxyphenol methylase/3-demethylubiquinol 3-O-methyltransferase UbiG, protein MEVEHYTSATLARFYDAFNESEHDWLFYQSQLGETSLDVLDVGCGTGSWPLRLAAGGHRVMAIDPAEAMVQCARAKDAGQTVQWHVGELSFVPPEPMFDLVTMTGHAFQCLQTDSDIAATLSGVRERLRPAGRLMFETRNPLRRAWRHWTPMVTRREVMLPDGQRLAHWNRFVEQIGQLIRFEDHYQLLPAGRHWVSESQLRFLSQPRLAEHLALAGFGKIDWYGDWQGGAFDPQSSGEIIVVAHAPAR, encoded by the coding sequence ATGGAAGTCGAACACTACACCTCTGCCACGCTGGCGCGTTTTTATGATGCCTTCAATGAGTCTGAGCATGACTGGTTGTTTTACCAGTCTCAGTTGGGCGAAACATCACTGGATGTGCTGGATGTGGGGTGCGGCACCGGCAGCTGGCCTTTGCGGCTGGCCGCCGGCGGCCACCGGGTGATGGCGATCGATCCGGCCGAGGCCATGGTGCAGTGCGCGCGGGCCAAGGATGCGGGGCAAACGGTGCAGTGGCATGTCGGCGAGTTGTCGTTTGTACCGCCGGAGCCGATGTTTGATCTGGTGACGATGACCGGCCATGCCTTTCAGTGCCTGCAGACGGACAGCGATATTGCCGCCACGCTGAGTGGGGTGCGTGAACGTTTGCGTCCGGCCGGTCGGCTGATGTTCGAGACGCGCAATCCCCTCAGGCGGGCCTGGCGGCACTGGACCCCCATGGTGACCCGGCGCGAGGTCATGCTGCCTGACGGGCAGCGCCTGGCGCACTGGAACCGCTTTGTCGAGCAGATCGGGCAGTTGATTCGTTTTGAAGATCATTACCAGCTGTTGCCGGCCGGTCGTCACTGGGTCAGCGAGAGCCAGTTGCGTTTTTTGTCACAGCCACGTCTGGCCGAGCATCTGGCGCTGGCAGGATTCGGAAAGATTGACTGGTATGGCGATTGGCAGGGGGGCGCATTCGATCCGCAGAGTAGTGGCGAAATCATTGTGGTGGCCCACGCGCCGGCCCGCTGA